The genomic DNA GCCTGTCAACGATGGAACAAATAAGACGGCATGCAAACTTAGCACTCCAATGACAAATGCGAGCCACGTGTACATATTTGAAAAGACACCGATTGTGAAGATCGATTGGTTAGATCGGGAGTTAAAACCATGTACCAATCGTGCCAAACATAAAGTTGCAAATGCCATTGTACTGGCGGTTAGCGTGTCTCCCGCCTGCAAGCCGATTCGAAATGCAATAATCGTTGAAATGGCGATTAACACCCCTTCAAGTACCACTTGTGTCGTCACGGATTTATTTAATAATGGTGTATGAATATCTCTCGGCTTGTCCTTCATCGTCTTTTTATTATGCGGCTCTAACCCAATCGCAATAGCCGGCAAACTGTCGGTCAATAAGTTAATGAATAACAGATGCACAGGTGCAAACGGAACAGGTAAACCAAGTACCGTTGCATATAACACAACAAAAATCGCACCGGCATTTCCCGACAATAAAAAGAGTATCGCGTTTTTAATATTCGTATAGATACTTCTGCCATTCGAAATCGCTTTGACAATCGTGGCAAAATTATCATCCGTTAAGATCATCGCGGATGCATCTTTCGCTACTTCGGTACCAGTTTTCCCCATCGCTACACCGATATCGGCTTGTTTCAAGGCCGGGCCATCATTGACACCATCCCCTGTCATCGCAACGACATGTCCTTTTTCCTGCCACGCTTTGACGATGCGAATTTTATGCTCAGGCGTTACGCGAGCGTAAACAGATACATCCTGCACTTTCTCTTGCAGTTGTTCATCCGTTAGTGCTTCAATTTCGGCCCCTTCCATCACTTCTGATGGATCTTGTAAAATGCCAATTTGTTCGGCAATCGCAGTTGCGGTTAGCTTATGGTCACCCGTTATCATAACCGGTTTAATGCCGGCCTTTATACAGCTTTCGACCGCTGCTTGTGACTCTTTTCTCGGTGGGTCCATCATCGCCAGTAAGCCGACAAAGATGAAGTCACTCTCAGACCAGGCATCACTTGCTTGGTAGGCTGGTATCTCTTTGTAAGCAATGGCCAATACGCGCAATCCATTCATCGAAAACTCCTGATTCATGCCTTCGATTTTTTTACGCTGCATTTCCGTCATCCTCTGTGTACCTATAGACGTTTCAATTTTCACGATTTTAGGGAGAAGAACATCTACGGCCCCCTTTGTGATCATCATTGTTTGCTGATTAACCCGGTTCACGGTCGTCATCAGTTTTCGATCTGAATCAAACGGAATTTCTGCCACTCTTGGATAGTGATCTCTGACGGTTACTTCATCAAAATGATACTGCTTCCCCAATTTGACGAGTGCTAGTTCAGTAGGATCACCAATTTCTTTATCATCCTTTTCTAACGCGTCGTTACATAATAATGCTTGTAGGAGCAGCTTTTGCTGAATCGGCGTTTCTGTTTGTAATTGATCAGATGGCATGACTTTTTGATCCACATAAACATGTTGCACTGTCATTTTATTTTCGGTTAATGTACCTGTTTTATCTGAACAAATGACCGAGACACTGCCCAAACTTTCAACAGCATATAGCTTGCGAATGACCGCATTTTCCTTGACCATTTTCTGTGTCCCAAAAGCCAGCACAATGGTCACAATCGAACTCAATGCTTCTGGAATGGCTGCAACCGCAAGCGATACTGCGAACATAAATGACTCGACTAACTCGCGTCCCCTGAATAGGTCAATCGTGAAAATCGCTAAACAAATGATGGTAATCCCTAATGCTAATTTTTCGCCGAAATGATCGAGACTCACTTGAAGAGGAGTTTTCTTCTCTTTCGCTGTATCAAGTAAGTTGGCGATTTTCCCGATTTCCGTTTCCATACCAATCGCCGTTACAGCAACAATCCCACGTCCATTGGTGACAAAGCTGCCCGTGAACACCATATTTTTTTGATCCCCAATGGTGACTTGGTCTGCTTTGATGGGTGCGATGCTTTTCTCAACAGCCAATGATTCACCTGTCAGCGAACTTTCATTGATTTGCAAATGATGGCTTTCGATTAATCGACCATCTGCACTAATATAGTCCCCCGCCTCCAAATAGAGCAGATCCCCAACGACTATATCCTTGGAAGGAACCTCTACAAGCTGCTGATTGCGCATTACTTTGGCAACTGGTGAGGTTAAGTTTTTTAAACTAGCCAACGACTGCTCTGCCTTTACATGCTGCACCGTGCCAAGGACGGCATTTAGCAGGACAACAATCAGGATGACAATCGTACTTTCAACTTCCCCTAGTAAAAATGAAACGAAGGCAGCTATGAGCAAAATAATGACCAATAAATCTTTAAACTGCCCAAAGAAAACGGCAAATGTACTTGTCCTTTTTCCTTCCGCCAATTCATTCGTACCGTATGCTTCTTGTCTCATTTGGACGTCCACATCACTCAACCCTTGGCGAGTCACGTCCAATTTCTCCATTACTTCAACGGATGATTGCTGATGGTAGTTTGGCATTTGATTGTCCTTTCTTTTGCAGATAGTGTGTCAAATTCCGTCAAATAGTCTTGCACTTGTCCTATTACAATCCTATTCTTTGTTGGGTGCTAGTATGCTAATTGAAAGTGAAATTATATGATTGGTTGGAAGCAGGCTAGATGAATTCAGAAAACTCCGTTGTTGGAACTCGGAATGTTGCGTATAATGAGGGTATATAAGGAAATTATTCTTAATAAATCCAATGGAGGTGCGTATAACATGAGGCGTAAATCTTATTTTCTATTCTATTTCTTACTCATGAGCGTGTTGTTAGTAGGTTGCGGGGGCAAAGACTTAACTTACGAAGGCGCAACAGATAATTGGGAAGTCAAATACCACATAAACGAAAATAAAGAAAACAAAGATGACATAGGCATGCAAGATGTCGATATTCAATATATAGGGGAAGATAGCCCAACAACACTCACATTTTCTTACGTATCTCCTACTGGAGGTAGTTGCGAATTGTATCTTGATTTGGACGAGAATGGTAAAACGAGTCATTCACCAGGTTGTTTAGATGAAAAACGCCCTGACTATAAAGATGACTCCTTTAAAGTCTCGATTGTTTGGGGAGAGCATGAAGAGAAAATTGAATTGAAAAGAGTGAATTAATACATCTATGTAAACGGAACTAAAGTATTCCACTAACACCGCTCGGCGCTTGCGGATGCCTCCCGCCGTGAGCCAGGCAGAAACCCCCTGCCAGTCTTACGGCTTCGGCGACCGCTTGTAAGGCGCCTTCGCTGGAGAGGAGATGTCCACATTGAAAACTGAAAAAATCAAAATTCAATCAGATACAGAGAGACTGGTCATAAGACCGTTACAAAATAAGGATTATGAACTTTGGCTGGAGGGGTGTCGTAACAGATTTCCTTCACAGTATAAATACGATGACGACAAAATGGACTTGAACGGATGGACTCAGAAAAAATTCAATGATGATGTAGTTACAAAACTTCAAGGATTAGCTGACCGGGACGAGGCATACGTTTTTGGTATCTTTCGGAAGTCGGATCAAAAACACGTTGGTAAGGTTGAATTTAGCACGATTATGAGAGACGAATTTCAGTGGGGACTCTTGGGATATACCATTCACAATCAATATTGGCGCAATGGTTACGGGAAAGAAGCAGTAAAAGGAGCGCTTAATATCGCTTTTCAAAATCTCCACTTCCATCGCATTGAAGCTCATATAAATGTTGATAATAAGCCTTCCATCAAATTAGCGGAAAGCGTAGGAATGGAATTTGAATGCATTAGAAAAGGATTTATATTTGAATTTGGAGAGTGGACCGATAACCTGGTGTATTACATGAATTCAAATAGGCTATCTTCACTGAGGTAATTTAATGGTATTTGATAGCATCCATGAATAGGTCATTTAGGTAAATAAACATATAAACTGTATTAAGGAGTTGGAGAAATGATAAAGGCTGTTTTATTTGATTTAGATGGAACTTTG from Sporosarcina sp. FSL K6-1522 includes the following:
- a CDS encoding cation-translocating P-type ATPase, which encodes MPNYHQQSSVEVMEKLDVTRQGLSDVDVQMRQEAYGTNELAEGKRTSTFAVFFGQFKDLLVIILLIAAFVSFLLGEVESTIVILIVVLLNAVLGTVQHVKAEQSLASLKNLTSPVAKVMRNQQLVEVPSKDIVVGDLLYLEAGDYISADGRLIESHHLQINESSLTGESLAVEKSIAPIKADQVTIGDQKNMVFTGSFVTNGRGIVAVTAIGMETEIGKIANLLDTAKEKKTPLQVSLDHFGEKLALGITIICLAIFTIDLFRGRELVESFMFAVSLAVAAIPEALSSIVTIVLAFGTQKMVKENAVIRKLYAVESLGSVSVICSDKTGTLTENKMTVQHVYVDQKVMPSDQLQTETPIQQKLLLQALLCNDALEKDDKEIGDPTELALVKLGKQYHFDEVTVRDHYPRVAEIPFDSDRKLMTTVNRVNQQTMMITKGAVDVLLPKIVKIETSIGTQRMTEMQRKKIEGMNQEFSMNGLRVLAIAYKEIPAYQASDAWSESDFIFVGLLAMMDPPRKESQAAVESCIKAGIKPVMITGDHKLTATAIAEQIGILQDPSEVMEGAEIEALTDEQLQEKVQDVSVYARVTPEHKIRIVKAWQEKGHVVAMTGDGVNDGPALKQADIGVAMGKTGTEVAKDASAMILTDDNFATIVKAISNGRSIYTNIKNAILFLLSGNAGAIFVVLYATVLGLPVPFAPVHLLFINLLTDSLPAIAIGLEPHNKKTMKDKPRDIHTPLLNKSVTTQVVLEGVLIAISTIIAFRIGLQAGDTLTASTMAFATLCLARLVHGFNSRSNQSIFTIGVFSNMYTWLAFVIGVLSLHAVLFVPSLTGMFEVAVLNGRQLGFIYCLSFMPFLVNQWYKVLFVRGR
- a CDS encoding GNAT family N-acetyltransferase, yielding MKTEKIKIQSDTERLVIRPLQNKDYELWLEGCRNRFPSQYKYDDDKMDLNGWTQKKFNDDVVTKLQGLADRDEAYVFGIFRKSDQKHVGKVEFSTIMRDEFQWGLLGYTIHNQYWRNGYGKEAVKGALNIAFQNLHFHRIEAHINVDNKPSIKLAESVGMEFECIRKGFIFEFGEWTDNLVYYMNSNRLSSLR